One part of the Truepera radiovictrix DSM 17093 genome encodes these proteins:
- a CDS encoding peroxiredoxin, whose amino-acid sequence MKPPARLQPGDRAPDFALRDASGRTVALRDLLGKGPVVVYFYPKDNTKGCTAQACAFRDHYLVFKEAGAEVVGISTDSEASHRAFAEQHDLPFILLSDPKGEVARAYGATALLGLMTGRVSFVLDERGTVRHVFNDLFHATRHVDEALKVVRALSAAGQTPAAAPPHP is encoded by the coding sequence ATGAAGCCCCCCGCACGCCTCCAACCCGGCGACCGCGCCCCCGACTTCGCGCTGCGCGACGCGAGCGGCCGCACGGTCGCGCTCCGCGACCTCCTCGGCAAAGGCCCCGTCGTCGTCTACTTCTACCCCAAGGACAACACCAAAGGCTGCACCGCCCAAGCGTGCGCCTTCCGCGACCACTACCTCGTCTTTAAGGAGGCGGGCGCCGAGGTCGTCGGCATCAGCACCGATAGCGAGGCGTCGCACCGGGCGTTTGCCGAGCAGCACGACCTCCCTTTCATCCTGCTCAGCGACCCGAAGGGCGAGGTCGCGCGGGCGTACGGCGCCACGGCGCTACTAGGCCTCATGACCGGCCGGGTGAGCTTCGTGCTCGACGAAAGGGGCACCGTGCGGCACGTCTTTAACGACCTCTTTCACGCCACGCGGCACGTCGACGAGGCGCTCAAGGTCGTGCGGGCACTCAGCGCGGCGGGACAAACGCCCGCAGCAGCGCCCCCTCACCCTTAA
- a CDS encoding alpha/beta fold hydrolase produces the protein MSTRLRPQHVTTGPLPYLHYAPQTPGRPAPLVLFLHGAGERGEDLKRVTTHGLPRELSAGDPLPEAAHVLAPQCPAESWWPFELHHLSALVEDALARLPVDPARVYLTGISMGGYGAWALATKHPERFAALAPVCSGGTPLLASRLTDLPIWAFHGAEDEVVPLEESERMVRAVNAAGGHAKLTVYPDVTHDAWTRTYRDPAFYAWLFAQRRQDR, from the coding sequence GTGTCCACGCGCTTACGCCCCCAACACGTCACGACTGGCCCGCTCCCCTATCTTCACTACGCCCCGCAGACGCCGGGCCGACCCGCACCCCTCGTGCTCTTTTTGCACGGGGCGGGCGAGCGCGGGGAGGACTTGAAGCGGGTTACAACGCACGGATTACCGCGGGAGCTTTCTGCCGGCGACCCGCTGCCCGAGGCCGCGCACGTCCTCGCCCCCCAGTGCCCGGCGGAGTCGTGGTGGCCGTTTGAACTCCACCACCTGAGCGCCCTTGTAGAGGACGCGCTCGCGAGGCTGCCGGTAGACCCCGCGCGGGTCTACCTCACCGGCATCAGCATGGGCGGCTACGGCGCGTGGGCGCTCGCCACAAAGCACCCGGAGCGCTTTGCGGCGCTCGCGCCGGTCTGCAGCGGCGGCACCCCGCTGCTGGCTAGCCGGCTCACAGACCTCCCCATCTGGGCCTTTCACGGCGCCGAGGACGAGGTGGTGCCCCTAGAGGAGTCCGAGCGGATGGTGCGGGCCGTAAACGCCGCCGGGGGCCACGCCAAGCTCACGGTCTACCCGGATGTGACACACGACGCCTGGACCCGCACCTACCGCGACCCGGCGTTCTACGCTTGGCTGTTCGCGCAGCGCAGACAGGACCGCTAG
- a CDS encoding ABC transporter ATP-binding protein, with protein sequence MMPRSRAADPPRDRKGALKTLWRLIRPRWAQAASLSLLLTLTAALGQVFPQFVRLVIDDLIPRGEGRLLLLVGAGMLLFYLLTAALGYAAMYFSYAFTQRVISEVRLEAYGKLLRLPLARFTSERSGSLVSRVVSDVNALETMIQSGASRLLGQLFSVVFVLAVLFATDWVLALVALAIVFAMAFFTGVYQGPLRESARRIRSRVGELTATATEAIGNIGVVKSFANEGLEYRRFERDNDRYVAGNLERRKQVGLMEALVGLSADLGLAAVLVLGGWLVVQRGLTVGELSAFLLYLGNLIGPVRSVMFFNNALQAGLAALERVDELLHDRPEQEGGRTAVPHGGLSFHGVTFRYPGGGAPALRGLSFTVAPGQTVALVGPSGAGKSTVAKLVSRLYDPDEGEILLGGFDLRTYALSALRGRVAVVPQEPTLFSGSVLDNIRYAKPEAADDEVREAARLANAEAFILGLPQGFDTEIGERGVKLSGGQKQRVAIARAILKEAAVLILDEATSSLDTESEAVIQDALAGLFERRSRVTTLIIAHRLSTVLGADAILVLNNGQLVERGTHRELVARRGLYWALQRLAQEDGRRRAEVLGD encoded by the coding sequence ATGATGCCTCGTTCACGCGCAGCGGACCCTCCCCGAGACCGCAAGGGGGCGCTAAAGACCCTGTGGCGGCTCATCCGCCCACGCTGGGCTCAGGCGGCCTCCCTCTCGCTCCTACTCACGCTCACCGCCGCCTTGGGGCAGGTGTTTCCGCAGTTCGTCCGCCTCGTCATCGACGACCTCATCCCGCGCGGTGAGGGGCGCCTGTTGCTCCTCGTGGGGGCGGGTATGCTCCTCTTTTACCTTCTTACCGCCGCCCTCGGTTACGCGGCGATGTACTTCTCCTACGCCTTTACCCAGCGGGTGATCAGCGAGGTGCGCCTAGAGGCGTACGGCAAGCTCTTGCGCCTGCCGCTCGCGCGCTTTACGAGCGAGCGTTCGGGGTCCTTGGTGTCGCGGGTGGTCTCGGACGTCAACGCCCTAGAGACCATGATTCAGTCGGGCGCGTCGCGGCTTCTGGGCCAGCTCTTTAGCGTCGTGTTCGTGCTCGCGGTGCTCTTTGCCACCGACTGGGTGTTGGCGCTCGTGGCGCTCGCGATCGTTTTCGCCATGGCCTTTTTCACGGGTGTCTACCAGGGGCCGCTGCGCGAGTCGGCGCGGCGCATCCGCTCCCGCGTGGGCGAGCTGACCGCGACCGCCACCGAGGCTATCGGCAACATCGGGGTGGTCAAGAGCTTTGCGAACGAAGGGCTCGAGTACCGGCGCTTCGAGCGCGACAACGACCGCTACGTCGCGGGTAACTTGGAGCGCCGCAAGCAGGTCGGTTTGATGGAGGCGCTTGTGGGCCTCTCCGCCGACCTGGGGCTCGCGGCGGTGCTCGTGCTGGGGGGCTGGCTGGTCGTGCAGCGCGGCCTGACGGTGGGGGAGCTCTCGGCCTTTCTGCTCTACCTGGGCAACCTCATCGGGCCGGTGCGTTCGGTGATGTTTTTTAACAACGCTCTGCAGGCGGGGTTGGCGGCCCTAGAGCGGGTCGACGAGCTGTTACACGACCGCCCCGAGCAGGAGGGGGGGCGCACGGCGGTGCCGCACGGCGGGCTCTCGTTTCACGGGGTGACGTTTCGCTATCCGGGCGGCGGCGCCCCGGCGCTCCGCGGGCTCTCCTTTACGGTCGCGCCGGGGCAGACGGTCGCCCTGGTCGGCCCCTCGGGGGCGGGTAAGAGCACGGTCGCCAAGCTCGTCAGCCGCCTTTATGACCCCGATGAGGGCGAGATTCTGCTGGGCGGTTTCGACCTGCGCACGTACGCCCTTAGCGCCCTGCGCGGGCGCGTCGCGGTGGTGCCGCAGGAGCCGACGCTCTTCTCGGGGAGCGTGCTCGACAACATCCGCTACGCCAAACCGGAAGCGGCGGACGACGAGGTCCGTGAGGCGGCCCGGCTCGCCAACGCCGAGGCGTTTATCCTGGGGCTGCCGCAGGGGTTTGACACCGAGATCGGTGAGCGCGGCGTCAAGCTCTCGGGCGGGCAGAAGCAGCGCGTCGCCATCGCGCGGGCGATCCTCAAAGAGGCCGCGGTGCTCATCTTGGACGAGGCCACGAGCAGCTTGGACACCGAGTCCGAGGCGGTCATCCAGGACGCTTTGGCGGGGCTTTTCGAGCGGCGCAGCCGGGTGACGACGTTGATCATCGCCCACCGCCTCTCGACGGTGCTGGGCGCCGACGCCATCTTGGTGCTAAACAACGGGCAGCTCGTCGAACGCGGGACGCACCGCGAGCTCGTGGCGCGGCGCGGGCTCTACTGGGCGCTGCAGCGCTTGGCTCAGGAGGATGGGCGGCGCCGTGCGGAGGTTCTCGGCGACTAG
- a CDS encoding alpha/beta fold hydrolase, whose translation MKGFFKGVGLLALLALAFGAGYLYPILNRPPLVLHQDAVVAGVPREGVRVRWREEAGGFIDIVPAAGADTLLILYPGGLVRPQAYEWLGVALAPRGVRTVIPAFPFDLAVLRPNRAAALLEAFAVDPTTRVVLGGHSLGGAMAARFAARRPDALDALVLMGAFSAEGDDLSAAPLDVLVLAAEHDGLATLAEVRSGLGRLPPSAELVVIGGAVHSFFGRYGPQRGDGLPTTTRSAAEAQITAALGAFLAR comes from the coding sequence GTGAAAGGGTTTTTTAAAGGCGTGGGTCTCCTCGCCCTCCTCGCTCTGGCCTTCGGCGCGGGGTACCTCTACCCCATCTTAAACCGTCCGCCCCTCGTGCTGCACCAAGACGCGGTCGTCGCGGGCGTCCCCCGAGAAGGCGTGCGGGTGCGCTGGCGCGAGGAGGCGGGCGGCTTTATCGACATCGTGCCCGCTGCGGGCGCGGACACGCTCCTGATCCTCTACCCGGGGGGGTTGGTCCGCCCCCAAGCCTACGAGTGGCTCGGGGTCGCGCTCGCGCCCCGCGGCGTACGCACCGTGATCCCGGCGTTTCCCTTCGACCTCGCGGTCTTGCGGCCAAACCGCGCGGCGGCCCTTTTGGAGGCGTTCGCCGTGGACCCCACGACGCGCGTCGTGCTGGGCGGCCACTCGCTCGGCGGGGCGATGGCGGCGCGCTTCGCCGCGCGGCGGCCGGACGCTCTCGACGCGCTCGTCCTGATGGGCGCCTTTAGCGCCGAGGGCGACGACCTGAGCGCCGCACCCCTGGACGTGCTGGTGCTCGCCGCCGAACACGACGGCCTTGCGACCCTCGCGGAGGTGCGTTCGGGGCTGGGGCGGCTCCCACCATCGGCCGAGCTCGTCGTCATCGGGGGGGCGGTGCACAGCTTTTTCGGGCGTTACGGCCCGCAGCGCGGCGACGGGTTGCCGACCACCACGCGCTCGGCGGCGGAGGCGCAGATCACCGCGGCGCTGGGGGCGTTTTTGGCGCGCTGA
- a CDS encoding cysteine hydrolase family protein, with the protein MEASLRAQAAAHAELLSAWYSALPELELATLDPKTTALVSVDVLEGFTRLGALASPRVTAIIPHVTELLTRLDALGVPHEHVAIIQDAHPEDAEEFNAYPPHCVVGTPEAEAVRELRALPNWGSYRHFQKNSIASHTSEPFVAWLEGLAVDTIIAVGDVTDLCLYTLALHLQVRTLARGLGQRVVVPERCTQTWDAPDHPGDLYHLLFLHQLARNGVEVVRALR; encoded by the coding sequence ATGGAAGCCTCTTTGCGCGCCCAAGCGGCGGCGCACGCCGAGCTGCTCAGCGCTTGGTACAGCGCCCTGCCCGAGCTCGAGCTCGCTACGCTCGACCCTAAGACCACCGCGCTCGTCAGCGTCGACGTCCTCGAGGGCTTTACCCGTTTGGGGGCGCTCGCAAGCCCTCGCGTCACCGCCATCATCCCACACGTGACCGAACTGCTCACGCGTTTAGACGCTCTGGGCGTGCCGCATGAGCACGTCGCTATCATCCAAGACGCCCACCCCGAGGACGCGGAGGAGTTTAACGCTTATCCACCCCACTGCGTCGTCGGGACGCCCGAAGCCGAGGCGGTCCGCGAACTCCGGGCGCTGCCCAACTGGGGCAGCTACCGTCACTTTCAAAAGAACAGCATCGCCAGCCACACCAGCGAGCCGTTCGTGGCGTGGTTGGAGGGGCTCGCGGTCGACACGATCATCGCCGTCGGTGACGTCACCGACCTCTGCCTCTACACCCTCGCGCTGCACCTGCAGGTGCGCACCCTCGCGCGCGGCTTAGGTCAGCGCGTCGTGGTCCCCGAACGCTGCACGCAGACCTGGGACGCCCCCGACCACCCCGGCGACCTCTACCACCTGCTCTTTTTGCACCAGCTCGCGCGTAACGGCGTCGAGGTCGTGCGCGCGCTCCGTTAG
- a CDS encoding SLC13 family permease: MSWEAWFSVFVILFNVGLLIFTRVGADIVLVSGVTLLLLTGILTPSEALSGLANEGMVTVGVLYVVVAGLRETGAIGWLGTRLFGRPKSLPGAQLRMMAPITALSAVLNNTPLVAMMIPAVGDWAKRQNLAPSKLMIPLSYAAILGGTCSLIGTSTNLVVYGLMTERTELRFGLFDIAWVGVPCAVVGITLVVLFHRWLLPDRRSAIGQQGDPREYTVEMLVEEGGPLVGKTIEEAGLRSLPQLYLAEIDRGGRVIPAVGPQELLQGGDRLLFVGIVESVVDLHKVRGLIPAPDQLFKVTTPRPRRILVEAVVSNTAPLVGKSVREGRFRSLYNAVIIAVARNGERINRKIGDIVLQPGDTLLLEASPEFAQAHRNSRDFFLVSRIENSNPPRHERALLALGILLGMVATVTLGWLSMLQAALLAAGLMLVTRCITGSVARRSVDWQVLIVIAASFGLGRALEVTGAAETIASSLVALAGGDPYLSLVMIYLITMLFTELITNNGAAVLMFPIALATATGLGANFAPFAICIMMAASASFSTPIGYQTNLMVYGPGGYKFTDYFRAGIPMNLTMAAVTLLIAPRVWPL, translated from the coding sequence ATGAGTTGGGAAGCCTGGTTTAGCGTCTTCGTGATTCTTTTCAACGTGGGGCTCTTGATCTTTACGCGCGTCGGCGCCGACATCGTGCTCGTCTCAGGGGTAACGCTTTTGCTGCTGACCGGGATCCTAACCCCTTCAGAAGCGCTCTCGGGGCTCGCGAACGAGGGGATGGTGACCGTCGGGGTCCTTTACGTCGTGGTAGCGGGGCTGCGCGAAACGGGCGCCATCGGTTGGCTGGGGACGCGGCTCTTCGGGCGACCCAAGTCGCTGCCGGGGGCGCAGCTTAGGATGATGGCGCCGATCACGGCGCTTAGCGCCGTTTTAAACAACACCCCGCTGGTCGCCATGATGATCCCCGCGGTCGGCGACTGGGCCAAACGGCAGAACCTGGCCCCCTCGAAACTCATGATCCCGCTCTCGTATGCAGCCATCTTGGGGGGGACGTGCTCGCTTATCGGCACGAGCACCAACCTCGTGGTCTACGGGCTCATGACCGAACGCACCGAGCTGCGCTTTGGGCTTTTCGACATCGCTTGGGTCGGCGTCCCGTGCGCGGTTGTCGGTATCACCCTCGTGGTGCTCTTTCACCGCTGGCTCTTGCCGGACCGCCGCTCGGCCATCGGCCAGCAGGGGGACCCGCGCGAATACACCGTCGAGATGCTCGTCGAGGAGGGGGGACCGTTGGTCGGCAAGACGATCGAGGAGGCGGGGTTGCGGAGCCTGCCGCAACTCTACTTGGCCGAGATCGACCGCGGCGGGCGGGTGATCCCGGCGGTCGGGCCGCAGGAGCTGCTGCAAGGCGGCGACCGGCTGCTCTTTGTCGGCATCGTCGAGTCGGTCGTGGACCTGCACAAGGTGCGTGGCCTCATCCCGGCGCCCGACCAGCTCTTTAAGGTGACGACCCCGCGCCCCCGGCGCATCCTGGTCGAGGCCGTGGTCTCGAACACCGCCCCCTTGGTCGGCAAAAGCGTCCGCGAAGGGCGTTTTCGCTCGTTATACAACGCTGTCATCATCGCCGTAGCGCGTAACGGCGAACGCATCAACCGCAAAATCGGCGACATCGTGCTGCAACCCGGGGATACGCTGCTCCTCGAGGCCTCCCCCGAATTCGCGCAGGCGCACCGCAACTCGCGCGACTTCTTCCTCGTCAGCCGCATCGAGAACTCCAACCCGCCGCGCCACGAGCGGGCGCTTCTGGCCCTCGGCATCCTCCTCGGGATGGTCGCTACGGTCACGCTGGGGTGGCTCAGCATGCTCCAAGCGGCCCTTCTCGCCGCCGGGCTCATGCTCGTGACGCGCTGCATCACGGGTTCGGTCGCGCGGCGCAGCGTCGACTGGCAGGTGCTTATCGTTATCGCCGCCTCGTTCGGCCTCGGTCGCGCTTTGGAGGTCACCGGCGCCGCCGAGACGATCGCCTCGAGCCTCGTGGCGCTCGCGGGCGGCGACCCCTACTTGAGCCTCGTCATGATCTACCTCATCACGATGCTTTTCACCGAACTGATTACCAACAACGGCGCGGCGGTGCTGATGTTCCCCATCGCCCTCGCGACCGCGACGGGGCTCGGCGCCAACTTCGCGCCCTTTGCCATCTGCATCATGATGGCGGCCTCGGCGAGCTTCTCGACCCCCATCGGTTATCAGACCAACCTGATGGTCTACGGTCCGGGCGGTTACAAGTTCACCGACTACTTCCGCGCCGGCATCCCGATGAACTTGACGATGGCGGCCGTGACGCTCCTGATCGCCCCGCGCGTGTGGCCGTTATAG
- the lon gene encoding endopeptidase La, giving the protein MEWELPVIALRTVVVLPRTLENVDVGRPKSKRALEEAQAADNRVLLLAQREPRIDDPSGDDLYTTGTLGVIKQVIRLPDDTLQVLVEGKERAEVIGYLPGMTLRARVRTLSETNTSGETRTRALVEQVKSAFGDYAQQNKNLRLDSFHLENLRSLKDPGALADVVTKYSTWEVADKQAVLEESDAGKRLELVYGFLSRDLERFDTEKQISARVKQQMDANQREYYLREQMKAIQKELGGGEDTLSEVEELRRRVSEKNMPKEAEKRALKEIERLEKMPGGSPEATVVRTYLDTILDLPWSEVDEEHLDIAHSERILNEDHYALEEPKERILEFLAVRQLTKDRQDSDYRAPILCFVGPPGVGKTSLGKSIARSLNRAFVRMSLGGVRDEAEIRGHRRTYIGSLPGRIIQGMKTAGKLNPVFLLDEIDKMTSDFRGDPSSALLEVLDPEQNNTFADHYLEIPYDLSKVMFITTANSLATIPRPLLDRMEVIQIPGYTLDEKLEIARRYRVPRQLRAHGLEGKLALTESALRRTITEYTREAGVRNLDRTLAKLARKSAKEFLSSPWEGERVLDERAVRKLLGVPPFRDERAEREPQVGLAHGLAYTAVGGVTLDIEAVSTPGKGKVTLTGQLGDVMKESAQAGIAYLRTRTHDFNLPADFHEKRDLHVHVLEGATPKDGPSAGIAMATAVVSALTGRPARGDIAMTGEITLRGRVLPIGGVKEKLLAAHQAGIAHVIIPEANEANLEDVPEAILNDLKVTTVRDFNEVIKIMLLDESQPDFVPPKGDEAGVSSAAQVQ; this is encoded by the coding sequence ATGGAATGGGAACTGCCCGTGATCGCCCTTCGCACCGTCGTGGTGCTGCCGCGCACCTTGGAGAACGTCGACGTCGGTCGGCCGAAGTCCAAGCGCGCGCTCGAGGAGGCGCAGGCCGCTGACAACCGGGTCCTGCTGCTCGCGCAGCGCGAACCCCGCATCGACGACCCGAGCGGCGACGACCTCTACACCACCGGTACGCTAGGTGTGATCAAACAAGTGATCCGCCTCCCCGACGACACCCTGCAGGTCTTGGTCGAGGGCAAAGAGCGCGCCGAGGTCATCGGCTACCTCCCCGGGATGACCCTGCGCGCGCGCGTCCGCACGCTGAGCGAGACCAACACGAGCGGGGAGACCCGCACCCGCGCGCTCGTCGAACAGGTCAAGTCGGCTTTTGGCGACTACGCGCAGCAGAACAAAAACCTGCGCCTCGACTCGTTTCACCTCGAAAACCTGCGCAGCCTCAAAGACCCCGGCGCTTTGGCCGACGTGGTGACCAAGTACAGCACCTGGGAGGTCGCCGACAAACAGGCGGTCTTGGAGGAGAGCGACGCGGGCAAACGCCTGGAGCTCGTCTACGGCTTTTTGTCGCGCGACCTCGAGCGCTTCGACACCGAAAAGCAGATCTCGGCGCGGGTCAAACAGCAGATGGACGCCAACCAGCGCGAGTACTACCTGCGCGAACAGATGAAGGCGATTCAAAAGGAGCTCGGCGGCGGCGAGGACACCTTGAGCGAGGTTGAAGAGCTGCGCAGACGCGTCTCCGAAAAGAACATGCCCAAAGAGGCCGAGAAGCGCGCGCTCAAGGAGATCGAACGCCTCGAGAAGATGCCCGGCGGCAGCCCCGAAGCGACCGTCGTGCGCACCTACCTCGACACCATCTTGGACCTGCCTTGGTCGGAGGTCGACGAAGAGCACCTCGACATCGCCCACAGCGAGCGCATCTTGAACGAGGACCACTACGCGCTCGAGGAGCCCAAAGAGCGCATCTTGGAGTTTTTGGCGGTCCGCCAGCTGACCAAAGACCGCCAAGACAGCGACTACCGCGCCCCCATCCTCTGCTTTGTCGGGCCGCCTGGCGTCGGTAAGACGAGCCTCGGCAAGTCGATCGCCCGCAGCTTAAACCGCGCGTTCGTGCGCATGTCTTTGGGCGGCGTCCGCGACGAGGCCGAGATCCGCGGCCACCGCCGCACCTACATCGGCTCGCTGCCGGGGCGCATCATCCAGGGGATGAAAACGGCCGGCAAACTCAACCCGGTGTTCCTCTTAGACGAGATCGACAAGATGACCTCGGACTTTCGCGGCGACCCCTCGTCGGCGCTGTTGGAGGTCCTCGACCCCGAGCAGAACAACACCTTCGCCGACCACTACCTAGAGATCCCTTATGACCTGTCGAAGGTCATGTTCATCACCACGGCGAACTCGCTCGCGACCATTCCGCGGCCCCTTTTAGACCGGATGGAGGTCATCCAGATCCCGGGCTACACCTTGGACGAAAAGCTCGAGATCGCGCGCCGCTACCGCGTCCCGCGTCAGCTTAGGGCGCACGGTTTGGAGGGCAAGCTGGCGCTCACCGAGAGCGCGCTGCGCCGCACCATCACCGAGTACACCCGCGAGGCGGGGGTGCGCAACTTGGACCGGACCCTGGCAAAGCTTGCGCGCAAGTCGGCCAAGGAGTTTTTGAGCAGCCCCTGGGAGGGGGAGCGCGTGCTTGACGAGCGCGCCGTACGCAAACTCCTGGGCGTGCCGCCCTTTCGCGACGAGCGCGCTGAGCGCGAACCGCAGGTCGGCCTCGCCCACGGCCTCGCCTACACCGCCGTCGGCGGCGTGACCTTGGACATCGAAGCGGTGAGCACCCCCGGCAAGGGCAAGGTGACCTTGACGGGGCAGCTCGGCGACGTGATGAAAGAGTCCGCGCAGGCCGGGATCGCCTACTTGCGCACGCGCACCCACGACTTCAACCTCCCCGCCGACTTCCACGAAAAGCGCGACCTGCACGTGCACGTTCTCGAGGGCGCGACGCCCAAAGACGGCCCTTCGGCGGGGATCGCCATGGCAACAGCGGTGGTCTCGGCCCTGACCGGACGCCCCGCGCGGGGCGACATCGCCATGACCGGCGAGATCACGCTGCGCGGCCGCGTGCTCCCCATCGGCGGGGTTAAAGAGAAGCTCCTAGCGGCCCACCAAGCGGGGATCGCGCACGTCATCATCCCCGAGGCCAACGAGGCCAACCTCGAGGATGTCCCCGAGGCGATCCTCAACGACCTCAAGGTGACGACCGTGCGCGACTTCAACGAGGTGATCAAGATCATGCTCCTCGACGAGTCGCAGCCCGACTTCGTCCCGCCCAAGGGGGACGAGGCGGGCGTCAGCTCAGCGGCGCAGGTGCAGTAG
- the dctP gene encoding TRAP transporter substrate-binding protein DctP, protein MKRAWYRRIALTVGLASLLGVSAAQEVRWTMATSWPSSLNFHQLAEEFAQNVERMSGGRMVIDVQPSGAIVGAFEVLDAVDSGIVEMGHSWSGYWIGRHPAAPFFASIPMSFEAPMYMAWFYDAGGIELWNRLYQELMGLDITVMPVGVYHPETFAWSNVPIRTLEDFQGLRYRTAGWWADILRDTGVSVVSLPAAELYPSLERGVVDAAEFSTPWADQTLSFHEVTRYYTGPGMHQPAIVNELMINRSAWEALPEDLRAIVEAAAEAMVVRSWSRDLVRSMEAVAFFDESGQERVEVDVETQRALREASFAYLDELATQDAFFAEVWESVQAFYDRYVEYEAFMVPVRAEPRE, encoded by the coding sequence ATGAAGCGTGCTTGGTACCGACGGATCGCGCTGACGGTGGGTTTGGCGTCGCTTTTAGGGGTGAGCGCGGCCCAGGAGGTTCGCTGGACGATGGCGACCTCGTGGCCCTCGAGCCTCAACTTTCACCAGCTCGCCGAGGAGTTCGCGCAGAACGTCGAGCGGATGAGCGGTGGGCGCATGGTTATCGACGTGCAGCCGAGCGGGGCGATCGTGGGCGCTTTCGAGGTGCTCGACGCGGTCGACTCGGGCATCGTCGAGATGGGGCACTCCTGGTCGGGTTACTGGATCGGCCGTCACCCGGCGGCGCCCTTTTTCGCCTCCATCCCGATGTCGTTCGAGGCGCCCATGTACATGGCCTGGTTTTACGACGCGGGGGGGATCGAGCTGTGGAACCGCCTCTACCAGGAGCTGATGGGTCTAGACATCACCGTGATGCCCGTCGGGGTCTATCACCCCGAGACGTTCGCGTGGAGCAACGTCCCCATCCGCACCCTCGAGGACTTTCAGGGGCTGCGCTACCGCACCGCCGGGTGGTGGGCCGACATCCTGCGCGACACCGGGGTGTCGGTCGTGTCGCTGCCCGCTGCCGAGCTCTACCCCTCGCTCGAGCGCGGCGTCGTCGACGCCGCCGAGTTTAGCACCCCCTGGGCCGATCAGACGCTCAGCTTCCACGAGGTGACCCGCTACTACACCGGCCCCGGGATGCACCAACCGGCGATCGTCAACGAGCTCATGATCAACCGCAGCGCGTGGGAAGCGCTCCCCGAAGACCTCCGGGCGATCGTCGAGGCGGCCGCCGAGGCGATGGTGGTGCGCAGCTGGTCGCGCGATCTGGTGCGCAGCATGGAGGCGGTGGCCTTTTTCGACGAGTCGGGCCAAGAGCGCGTCGAGGTCGACGTCGAGACGCAGCGGGCGCTACGCGAGGCGTCGTTTGCCTACCTCGACGAACTGGCGACCCAGGACGCCTTTTTCGCCGAGGTGTGGGAGTCGGTACAAGCGTTTTACGACCGCTACGTCGAGTACGAGGCGTTTATGGTGCCGGTCCGCGCGGAGCCGCGCGAGTAG
- a CDS encoding TRAP transporter small permease subunit, translated as MAVLRGLLKGIDALTAAIAKVVAWLLLPLVLFIAYEVLMRYAFNRPTLWVFDMSYFLTSLVVSLGAAYTLQRKGHVSVDVFYERFPERVRAFIDVLFYLLLFFTTWLLIINVMVPHVINSWQRGELAATGIWRPPIYPFKTWILVGVVLLVLQGVAEFIRALFVLLGRPLETPPPAAAEGDVRDEILL; from the coding sequence ATGGCTGTTTTAAGGGGGCTTCTCAAGGGGATCGACGCGCTGACGGCGGCGATCGCCAAGGTCGTGGCGTGGCTTTTGCTGCCGCTCGTGCTCTTTATCGCCTACGAGGTGCTCATGCGCTACGCGTTCAACCGCCCGACGCTCTGGGTGTTTGACATGAGCTACTTTTTGACCAGCCTCGTCGTGAGCCTCGGCGCGGCCTACACCCTGCAGCGCAAGGGGCACGTGAGCGTCGACGTGTTCTACGAACGCTTTCCCGAACGCGTGCGCGCCTTTATCGACGTGCTCTTTTATCTCCTGCTCTTTTTCACCACCTGGCTCCTCATCATCAACGTCATGGTGCCGCACGTGATCAACTCGTGGCAGCGCGGCGAGCTCGCCGCGACCGGCATCTGGCGCCCCCCCATCTACCCCTTTAAAACCTGGATCCTCGTCGGGGTCGTGCTCCTCGTGTTGCAAGGGGTGGCCGAGTTTATCCGCGCGCTCTTCGTGCTCTTAGGGCGCCCGCTTGAGACCCCACCCCCCGCTGCCGCCGAGGGCGACGTGCGCGACGAGATCTTGCTGTGA